The Colletotrichum higginsianum IMI 349063 chromosome 2, whole genome shotgun sequence genome has a segment encoding these proteins:
- a CDS encoding Duf647 domain-containing protein has product MPTSSTQVLLERPRMASRSASLAIAEYDKAGNLKAKYVESASRIGPSRVDVLLPFKRKKPWLRLLEIFLPDGYPHSVTEDYAAYQIYDSVQAFAGSIAGMISSRAVWEGKSIGHDPG; this is encoded by the exons ATgccgacgtcctcgacgcaGGTCCTGCTGGAGAGGCCCAGGATGGCTAGCAGGTCAGCCTCTCTGGCGATTGCCGAGTATGACAAGGCCGGGAATCTCAAGGCCAAATACGTCgagtcggcgtcgaggatcGGGCCCTCGAGGGTCGACGTCCTG CTTCCTTtcaagaggaagaagcccTGGCTACGGCTTCTAGAAATCTTCTTGCCGGACGGCTACCCCCATAGCGTTACTGAGGACTACGCCGCCTATCAGATCTAT GACTCCGTCCAGGCGTTTGCCGGATCCATCGCCGGCATGATCTCGTCTCGTGCTGTCTGGGAAGGTAAGTCCATCGGACATGATCCCGGCTAA
- a CDS encoding Alpha amylase has translation MTKTSVAPLQPTEAAQPQPLPRARSLRRHRSERNLNPVQLQAFEWNLPADHKHWRRLRQALPALKSVGVNSLWLPPGSKAKCPESNGYDIYDAWDLGEFNQKGSVPTKWGTKAELVSLAADAERNSIGLVWDAIHNHRAYADSTEMVKVVEVDPSASATHSVHHRDNNDSDSNNNNNNNNNNHKRDQDGLHRIPDRRIDITDPYEIEAWTKFDYEARGGKYSKFKYNKSHFNGTDWNQINSKRAIYRYVEDGKNWHRDVGTSQGNADYLMLENLDYTNPDVVREQHQWGRWIVDELGLRGFRVDAVQHISWNFINEWSKLLRKRNRHDLMFIGEFWHGDVRVLTQWLDHMHSFFSLYDVPLMYHIARLSWHDDTDLREVFKNTLVEQRPDNAVTFIRNHDTQKGQAMDTSICKEFMPLAYSLLLLRREGHPCVFFGDLYGIGLPHPEAPIEGLPDLLLARKLYAHGKQEDYFERRDCIGWVRRGNDERPDGLAFVMSWSKAEDPDTRLCMEVGHSHAGEVWTDVLGLQPEPVTIDENGLGLFRCGRNSMACFVRSDAKGRKKFPVKFNADFQSLVE, from the exons ATGACGAAAACCAGCGTCGCGCCCCTTCAGCCCACCGAGGCTGCTCAACCTCAGCCTCTGCCTCGTGCCAGGTCGCTCCGTCGCCACCGCAGTGAGAGGAACCTCAACCCGGTTCAGCTCCAGGCCTTCGAATGGAACCTGCCTGCGGATCACAAGCACTGGAGACGGCTTCGCCAGGCACTACCCGCGCTCAAGTCCGTCGGCGTCAACAGCCTGTGGCTGCCCCCCGGCAGCAAGGCCAAGTGCCCCGAGAGCAACGGCTATGACATCTACGACGCCTGGGACCTGGGAGAGTTCAACCAGAAGGGGTCCGTCCCCACCAAATGGGGCACCAAGGCAGAATTGGTGTCTCTGGCGGCGGACGCGGAGAGGAACAGCATCGGCCTTGTCTGGGACGCGATCCACAACCACCGCGCCTATGCGGACAGCACCGAGATGGTCAAGGTCGTAGAGGTGGATCCTTCAG CCAGCGCAACGCACTCTGTCCATCATCGTGACAACAacgacagcgacagcaacaacaacaacaacaacaacaacaacaaccacaaaAGAGATCAAGACGGCTTACACCGCATCCCAGACAGACGGATAGACATCACAGACCCCTACGAGATAGAGGCGTGGACCAAGTTCGACTACGAAGCTAGAGGGGGCAAGTACAGCAAGTTCAAGTACAACAAGTCGCACTTCAACGGCACGGACTGGAACCAGATCAACAGCAAGAGGGCCATCTACAGGtacgtcgaggacggcaagaaCTGGCACCGCGATGTCGGCACGAGCCAGGGCAACGCCGACTACCTCATGCTCGAGAACCTCGACTACACCAACCCGGACGTCGTGCGGGAGCAGCACCAGTGGGGCCGCTggatcgtcgacgagctcggcctACGCGGGttccgcgtcgacgccgtccagcACATCTCGTGGAACTTCATCAACGAGTGGTCCAAGCTGCTCCGCAAGAGGAACCGCCACGACCTCATGTTCATCGGCGAGTTCTGGCACGGCGACGTCCGCGTCCTGACCCAGTGGCTGGACCACATGCACTCCTTCTTCAGCCTCTACGACGTCCCGCTCATGTACCACATCGCGAGGCTCTCGTGGCACGACGACACGGACCTGAGGGAGGTTTTCAAGAACACCCTCGTGGAGCAACGGCCCGACAACGCCGTG ACTTTTATCCGGAACCACGACACTCAGAAAGGCCAGGCCATGGACACGTCCATCTGCAAGGAGTTCATGCCCCTCGCCTacagcctcctcctcctccggcgGGAAGGCCACCCGtgcgtcttcttcggcgacCTCTACGGCATCGGCCTCCCCCACCCCGAGGCCCCCATCGAGGGCCTGCCCGACCTCCTGCTGGCGAGGAAGCTCTACGCGCACGGCAAGCAGGAGGACTACTTTGAGCGGCGCGACTGCATCGGCTGGGTCAGGCGCGGCAACGACGAGAGgcccgacggcctcgccttCGTCATGAGCTGGTCCAAGGCCGAGGACCCGGACACCCGCCTCTGCATGGAGGTCGGCCACAgccacgccggcgaggtctggaccgacgtcctcggcctgcagcccgagcccgtcaccatcgacgagaacggcctcggcctcttccgcTGCGGGCGGAACAGCATGGCGTGCTTCGTCAGGAGCGACGCcaaggggaggaagaagttCCCCGTGAAGTTTAACGCCGACTTCCAGAGCCTAGTGGAATAG
- a CDS encoding C6 finger domain-containing protein, producing MNFLSKAVLGPWVRFEDEATWRYCANEMLSYISLYATSGTSPITGSMSGESSVFSPVLGRALGICAAHGTLVGTQGRVFNQLIDRELEDLVAASQSAPVHDGRWERRYFEAVVMDTTARMQALTMYQIIRLFSDKARDLQKAAAHEALFASWARELQLQVQMLQQSAPSRGSAAVIGPAVDAADPKVIDAAYRAILISYAVRAVHSVLNDKTCAVWDDLFTLVMPASLSGQARLLYPEYVIQWEMKSTPTLYEDDRRLSDMVVAACKGVDVVVQQANS from the coding sequence ATGAACTTTCTCTCCAAAGCCGTCCTGGGACCTTGGGTCAGGTTTGAAGACGAAGCAACATGGCGGTACTGCGCCAACGAGATGCTCTCCTACATTTCATTGTACGCAACATCAGGAACCTCACCCATCACAGGCTCCATGAGCGGAGAGTCTTCTGTTTTCAGCCCGGTTCTCGGAAGGGCGCTGGGCATCTGCGCAGCTCATGGAACCCTCGTCGGGACTCAGGGGCGTGTTTTCAACCAGCTGATCGACCGGGAACTCGAGGACCTCGTGGCCGCCTCGCAGTCAGCTCCAGTCCACGATGGCAGGTGGGAACGACGCTACTTTGAGGCCGTCGTAATGGACACAACTGCCAGAATGCAAGCTCTCACCATGTATCAAATCATTCGACTCTTCAGCGATAAAGCCCGAGATCTCCAAAAGGCCGCGGCGCACGAAGCCCTCTTTGCCTCATGGGCCAGGGAGCTCCAGCTGCAAGTTCAGATGCTCCAACAAAGCGCGCCATCACGTGGAAGCGCAGCCGTTATAGGGCCAGCCGTTGACGCGGCTGATCCAAAGGTCATTGATGCCGCCTATCGCGCCATTCTTATATCATACGCAGTGCGTGCCGTTCACTCAGTTCTCAACGACAAGACATGCGCCGTATGGGACGACCTTTTCACGCTCGTCATGCCGGCCAGCTTATCCGGACAGGCAAGATTGTTGTACCCGGAGTACGTAATTCAGTGGGAAATGAAATCAACTCCGACGCTTTATGAGGATGATAGAAGGCTTAGCGATATGGTTGTGGCTGCATGTAAAGGCGTGGATGTTGTTGTGCAACAGGCAAATTCATAA
- a CDS encoding Duf647 domain-containing protein, whose protein sequence is MLVQVIRESTGRFATIAFAHLFGTSIEAECKAWRLAADVLCDVAMVLDCLSPFFPHGVRFLVLCFSSLLYSASGVAGNASKSSLSGHFAKWNNLGELNAVSDGDVALKRSLSSCFESIQQKDASQETAISLIGMISGTFVVSLLTDQRATWATLIFLLALHLFLNWKGVRAVKSRSLNRQRANIAFSALFSKGQVLTPHHVAERERIFERRGGEVFRWNSGAVLGHCKYGVSLQSLLEALASGGGGGRERCFRLATVDLSTLLRRFEKEEYVLWCVVSERTSYDAASRVRVMVVLKDGVSPKSQLKAWFHGLLLARRLSGQREDDLAQAGLDQLVMLHHIEASLEIASEKYEEYARRLCFAGWNLDVSVLETRSGSRIVREPDATEALRVHAEERTI, encoded by the exons ATGCTGGTCCAGGTCATCAGAGAGTCCACGGGCAGGTTCGCGACCATCGCCTTCGCCCACCTGTTCGGGACGtccatcgaggccgagtgCAAGGCGTGGCGGCTGGCCGCGGACGTGCTCTGCGACGTCGCCATGGTCCTCGACTGCCtctcgcccttcttccctcACGGCGTCAGGTTCCTCGTGCTGTGCTTCTCGAGTCTGCTGTACTCGGCCAGCGGCGTCGCGGGGAACGCGTCCAAGAGCAGCCTCAGCGGCCACTTTGCCAAGTGGAAcaacctcggcgagctcAATGCTGTAAGCGATGGCGATGTAGCTTTGAAGCGCAGCCTATCCTCCTGCTTTGAGTCTAT CCAACAGAAAGACGCCAGCCAAGAAACGGCCATCTCTCTAATTGGAATGATC TCTGGCACATTCGTGGTCTCGCTGCTCACAGACCAAAGAGCCACATGGGCGACGCTCATCTTTTTGCTGGCACTCCATCTCTTCCTGAACTGGAAGGGCGTCAGAGCGGTAAAGTCCCGCTCGCTCAACCGGCAGCGGGCCAACATTGCATTCTCGGCCCTGTTCTCCAAGGGCCAGGTCCTCACGCCTCATCACGTCGCCGAGAGGGAGCGCATCTTCGAAAGGCGCGGGGGCGAGGTATTCCGCTGGAACTCGGGCGCGGTCCTCGGCCATTGCAAGTACGGCGTGTCTCTCCAGTCCCTGCTCGAGGCTCTGGCcagcggtggcggcggcggcagggaaAGATGTTTCCGTCTCGCGACGGTGGACTTGTCCACGCTGCTCCGTCGcttcgagaaggaggagtaCGTCCTCTGGTGCGTGGTCTCGGAGCGGACGTCGTACGACGCAGCGTCGAGGGTCAGGGTCATGGTCGTGCTCAAGGACGGGGTATCGCCCAAGTCGCAGCTGAAGGCCTGGTTCCacgggctgctgctggcgaggCGGCTCAGCGGCCAGAGGGAAGACGACCTGGCCCAGGCCGGGCTGGACCAGCTGGTGATGCTGCACCACATCGAGGCGAGCCTGGAGATCGCAAGCGAGAAATACGAAGAGTACGCGAGGAGGCTCTGCTTCGCGGGCTGGAACCTCGACGTGTCCGTGCTGGAGACCCGATCAGGTTCTCGGATCGTACGCGAGCCTGACGCAACGGAGGCGCTCAGAGTTCATGCGGAGGAACGGACGATCTAG
- a CDS encoding Amino acid adenylation domain-containing protein, giving the protein MVSSRSFHSLESLSLADRVLFNQFSRGPSDSIPYQVIHHAFESIAAAHPDATAIRHYDGTTITYRELNRRANVLANELRGSYGLQKGDRVVLVYSRCIEMVVFIFAVLKAGGQYVPLDGGIIPEDTLGYDIADSNAPVVLCLPKFREKVLRSLPSDRRDLVRVVDLDAHSWLWKHGNAGHPGVIVKPEDGAYVIYTSGTTGRPKGVDVRHEGVTNTLLAEPSKLGIRVGKNVAQQLNVGFDMCAWEILGTMMNGGTLHIRGSGNDLWTDCLQRVDTVIATPSVVLKHMARREDFPNIKTIAVGGEPCPLALAEQWAPYVKFWNVCGPTEISILNTAHLHKPGKTLSIGKPNPNTNVYVLDDDENPVPIGEPGVMWAGGPGVSRGYLNLPELTAQRYKPDKFTKDGRMMFNTGDLARWLEDGSLEPLGRKDDQVKISGFRVELDGVSRAIETCPGVVKGCALKIEDRLWGFYSAPSPIDETQLKAVVGEGQPFYAVPTVWMYLPVIELTPNGKVDKRALRDIALGGDASQTLPRPPQPPLPPIATGMSTPEQSSSASSVKTAVSPTSEGGFTLVDSQRTLDLEKTAAFVEEEAERQQQQDEGVGEDHELPSKKGFHGWRWIRHRGLNAYRKLFGVIFLSNLAVFALLLWDSRHSSFSLPLDHLATAVAANLLGAVLLRQDYVVNFIFWLCSRVPTSAPLFIRRHLARVYHNGGVHSGCAVSATVWWVIFTGAATGNFLAARPAYPVSLATLVLTYLVLLLLLMILVMAYPSIRAKMHDQFEWTHRFAGWSALALVWAHVIATAASSASSASSTASPEPLGLVLAKTPALYLVALTTLSIALPWMRLRRVKVVPEPLSKHAVRLHFDFCTPGPCTSRGVRITDRPMVEWHAFAAIPEPSGKGFSIVVSKAGDWTKRIIENPPTSIWTRGTPASGVLAVAPLFKKMVLVATGSGIGPCLPVLMERRVPARVVWSTKNPLKTYGQAVMDTILAADPDALIWDTDQMGRPNLVQLAYNVYRESGAECVAIISNGPTTNKFVYQMESRGIPAFGPIWDS; this is encoded by the exons ATGGTCTCGTCGCGTTCCTTCCACTCGCTGGAAAGCCTCTCCCTGGCGGATCGAGTGCTTTTCAACCAGTTCAGCAGAGGACCGAGTGACTCCATCCCCTACCAAGTCATCCACCACGCCTTCGAGTCTATCGCGGCAGCACACCCGGACGCCACCGCCATCCGGCACTATGACGGCACGACCATCACGTACCGGGAGCTCAACCGCCGGGCCAACGTGCTCGCCAACGAGCTCAGGGGCTCCTACGGCCTGCAGAAGGGAGACCGCGTCGTGCTCGTCTACTCGCGATGCATCGAGATGGTCGTCTTCATCTTTGCCGTGCTCAAGGCCGGTGGTCAGTATGTgcccctcgacggcggcatcatccCCGAGGACACCCTGGGCTACGACATTGCCGACTCGAACGCGCCGGTCGTGCTGTGTCTCCCCAAGTTCAGGGAGAAGGTGCTGCGCAGCCTACCCTCGGATCGACGGGACCTCGTCAGGgtggtcgacctcgacgcccacAGCTGGCTGTGGAAGCACGGTAATGCGGGCCACCCGGGCGTCATTGTCAAgcccgaagacggcgccTATGTCATCTACACCTCGGGCACGACGGGTCGGCCCAAGGGCGTGGACGTAAGACACGAGGGCGTCACCAACACGCTTCTTGCAGAGCCCTCGAAGCTGGGCATCCGCGTGGGGAAGAACGTGGCGCAACAGTTAAACGTCGGGTTCGACATGT GCGCCTGGGAGATTCTGGGCACGATGATGAACGGTGGGACGCTTCACATCAGGGGTAGTGGCAACGACCTCTGGACGGACTGCCTGCAGCGCGTCGATACCGTAATCGCCACGccgtccgtcgtcctcaAGCATATGGCCAGGCGGGAGGACTTCCCCAACATCAAGACCATCGCCGTCGGAGGCGAGCCCTGCCCGCTGGCCCTGGCCGAGCAATGGGCGCCCTACGTCAAGTTCTGGAACGTCTGCGGACCGACCGAGATCAGCATCCTCAACACGGCCCACCTCCACAAGCCCGGCAAGACGCTGTCCATAGGCAAGCCGAACCCCAACACAAACGTCTacgtgctcgacgacgacgagaacccGGTGCCAATCGGCGAGCCCGGCGTCATGTGGGCCGGCGGCCCGGGCGTGTCTCGGGGGTATCTCAACCTGCCGGAACTGACGGCGCAGAGATACAAGCCCGACAAGTTTACAAAGGACGG TCGTATGATGTTCAACACGGGCGACCTGGCCCGCTggctcgaggacggcagcTTGGAGCCCCTCGGCCGGAAGGACGACCAGGTCAAGATCTCGGGCTTccgcgtcgagctcgacggcgtgTCTCGCGCCATTGAAACGTGCCCCGGCGTCGTCAAGGGATGTGCGCTCAAGATCGAAGATCGCCTGTGGGGGTTCTACTCGGCCCCTTCGCCCATAGACGAGACGCAGCTgaaggccgtcgtcggcgagggacAGCCCTTCTACGCCGTCCCGACGGTCTGGATGTATCTTCCCGTCATCGAGCTGACCCCCAACGGCAAGGTTGACAAGCGTGCCCTCCGCGATATTGCCCTCGGTGGCGATGCCAGCCAGAcccttcctcgtcctccccaACCTCCGCTTCCGCCCATCGCCACGGGCATGTCGACACCGGAACAgtcctcgagcgcctcgtcCGTCAAGACGGCCGTCAGCCCGACCAGCGAGGGCGGCTTCACGCTGGTCGACTCCCAGCGCACCCTCGAcctggagaagacggcggcctttgtcgaggaagaggccgagaggcagcagcagcaggacgaggGAGTGGGAGAAGACCACGAGCTGCCGTCCAAGAAGGGCTTCCACGGCTGGCGGTGGATCCGGCACCGCGGCCTCAACGCCTACCGCAAGCTCTTTggcgtcatcttcctctccaacctcgccgtcttcgccctcctcctctgggACAGCCGGCACAGCAGCTTCTCGCTGCCTCTCGACCAcctcgccaccgccgtcgccgccaacctgctcggcgccgtgctcCTGCGCCAGGACTACGTCGTCAACTTCATCTTCTGGCTGTGCTCGCGCgtgccgacgtcggcgccgctcTTCATCCGCCGGCACCTCGCCCGCGTCTACCacaacggcggcgtccaCTCGGGCTGCGCCGTCTCGGCTACCGTGTGGTGGGTCAtcttcaccggcgccgccaccggcaaCTTCTTGGCGGCCCGGCCCGCGTACCCGGTCAGCCTCGCCACCCTCGTCCTCACCTATctcgtcctgctgctgcttctcaTGATCCTCGTTATGGCCTACCCCTCGATCCGCGCAAAGATGCACGACCAGTTTGAGTGGACACACCGCTTCGCCGGCTGgtccgccctcgccctcgtctgGGCCCATGtcatcgccaccgccgcctcctccgcctcctccgcctcctcgaccgcctcccCCGAGCCCCTAGGCCTGGTCCTCGCCAAGACGCCGGCCCTCTACCTCGTCGCCCTGACGACACTCAGCATCGCCCTGCCGTGGATGCGCCTCCGCCGCGTCAAGGTCGTGCCCGAGCCCCTCTCCAAGCACGCCGTCCGCCTGCACTTCGACTTCTGTACCCCGGGCCCCTGCACCTCTCGCGGCGTCCGCATCACCGACCGCCCCATGGTCGAGTGGCACGCCTTCGCCGCGATCCCCGAGCCCAGCGGCAAGGGCTTCTCCATCGTCGTctccaaggccggcgacTGGACCAAGCGCATCATCGAGAACCCGCCCACCTCCATCTGGACCCGCGGCACCCCGGCCTCGGGCGTGCTGGCCGTCGCTCCGCTCTTCAAGAAGATGGTCCTCGTCGCCACGGGCTCCGGCATCGGCCCTTGCCTCCCCGTGCTCATGGAGCGCCGCGTCCCCGCCCGCGTCGTCTGGTCCACCAAGAACCCGCTCAAGACGTACGGCCAGGCCGTCATGGAcaccatcctcgccgccgacccggACGCCCTCATCTGGGACACGGACCAGATGGGCCGCCCGAACCTCGTCCAGCTGGCGTACAACGTCTACCGCGAGAGCGGCGCCGAGTGCgtcgccatcatctccaACGGCCCGACGACGAACAAGTTTGTCTACCAGATGGAGAGCCGCGGGATCCCCGCCTTTGGGCCCATCTGGGACTCGTAG
- a CDS encoding alpha amylase codes for MAITELVFPPLKAEEVIRTNFYSKIPSLLRDTFKVSDGPNASAVARILKSTPANAENHKGYLAVFSWESLEKIQNFLKTPEFVGFKSSLVDYVDGPPVLQFFEAAPGVVPENTLHGSTHFFVVKAAGTEEQVNQARRYWGGITSTFSRIAGDEVKYHSGDGKLNYDGQFSGFSGWKSIEALNEALGQSEVQDQLQALFETCGSVSSFVLELKHVF; via the exons ATGGCCATCACCGAGCTCGTCTTTCCGCCTCTGAAGGCTGAAGAGGTCATCAGGACCAACTTCTACAGCAAAATTCCCAGTCTGCTACGCGATACCTTCAAGGTTTCCGACGGTCCAAACGCCTCAGCGGTGGCTCGCATCCTCAAGAGTACCCCGGCCAACGCGGAGAATCACAAAGGCTACCTTGCGGTCTTCA GCTGGGAAAGCCTTGAGAAGATTCAAAATTTCTTGAAGACGCCCGAGTTTGTCGGGTTCAAGTCATCCCTGGTGGATTACGTGGATGGTCCCCCAGTGTTGCAATTCTTTGAAGCAGCTCCAGGCGTAGTGCCCGAGAACACTCTCCATGGCAGCACCcacttcttcgtcgtcaaggcGGCGGGCACAGAGGAGCAAGTCAACCAGGCGAGAAGGTATTGGGGTGGTATCACGTCTACCTTCTCCAGAATTGCCGGAGATGAGGTCAAGTATCACAGCGGTGATGGGAAGCTGAACTACGATGGCCAGTTTTCTGGTTTCAGTGGTTGGAAATCCATCGAA GCTCTCAATGAAGCACTTGGCCAGTCAGAGGTTCAGGACCAGCTTCAGGCTCTCTTTGAGACCTGTGGAAGCGTTTCAAGCTTCGTCTTGGAGCTCAAGCACGTCTTTTGA